A stretch of Lathyrus oleraceus cultivar Zhongwan6 chromosome 6, CAAS_Psat_ZW6_1.0, whole genome shotgun sequence DNA encodes these proteins:
- the LOC127094560 gene encoding protein SCARECROW, which yields MMKLGFEVLHANPNMIHHPHMHETWDYTIITNDLLLPPPIQTNPYPKPLTENHSLNLAQNNEICDWVEHITKHFVEDHVQQSSSDNHSIHNLHTQTNTSDLVHNHNHNSNDSECDQGLNLITLLMECAVAISVENLGEAHRMLLELTQLASPYKTSCAERVVAYFAKAMISRVMNSWLGLCSPLIDHRTIHSALQVFNNISPFIKFSHFTSNQAILEAVNRCEKIHILDLDIMQGLQWPAFFHILATRMEGRPTVRMTGMGASMELLIETGKNLSNFARRLGLSLEFYPLACKFGEVVDVSMLQIRPNETLAVHWLQHSLYDSTGPDWKTLRLLEELEPRIITLVEQDVNIGGSFLDRFVGSLHYYSTLFDSLGSYLHSDDSNRNIVEHDLLSKEINNILAIGGPKRSGEEKFRLWRSELVGRNSFEQVPMSGNSMAQAQLILNMFSPAHGYSVAQVDGMLRLGWKDTSLYTASSWTCRDSR from the coding sequence ATGATGAAACTAGGCTTTGAAGTCCTTCATGCAAATCCAAACATGATTCATCATCCACACATGCATGAAACATGGGACTACACAATCATTACAAATGACTTATTATTGCCACCTCCAATCCAAACAAATCCTTATCCAAAACCACTAACCGAAAACCACTCCTTAAACTTAGCACAAAATAATGAGATATGTGATTGGGTTGAACACATTACTAAACACTTTGTTGAAGATCACGTACAACAAAGCTCTTCTGATAATCATAGTATTCATAATCTTCACACTCAAACAAACACCTCAGACTTAGTTCATAATCATAACCATAATAGTAATGATTCTGAATGTGATCAAGGGTTGAATTTGATAACCCTTTTAATGGAATGTGCAGTGGCAATTTCAGTTGAAAATCTTGGTGAAGCCCATAGAATGTTACTAGAGTTAACACAATTAGCTTCACCTTATAAAACATCATGTGCTGAGCGTGTTGTTGCTTATTTTGCAAAGGCAATGATAAGTAGAGTCATGAATTCATGGCTTGGACTTTGTTCTCCTTTGATTGATCATAGAACCATTCACTCTGCACTCCAAGTCTTCAACAATATTTCTCCTTTCATCAAGTTTTCACATTTTACTTCAAACCAAGCGATTCTCGAAGCGGTGAATCGTTGTGAGAAAATTCATATACTTGATTTGGATATCATGCAAGGTCTTCAATGGCCGGCTTTTTTTCACATACTCGCGACTCGGATGGAGGGTCGACCTACGGTTCGAATGACGGGGATGGGAGCGTCGATGGAGCTTCTTATTGAGACGGGAAAAAATCTCTCGAATTTCGCGAGAAGGCTTGGTTTGTCTTTGGAGTTTTACCCTCTAGCATGTAAATTTGGTGAAGTTGTTGATGTTTCCATGTTGCAAATTAGGCCTAATGAGACACTTGCAGTGCATTGGTTGCAACATTCTTTGTATGACTCAACTGGACCTGATTGGAAAACATTGAGACTTCTTGAGGAGTTGGAACCAAGAATCATAACTTTGGTAGAACAAGATGTTAACATTGGAGGCTCATTCTTGGACCGTTTTGTCGGTTCGTTACATTACTATTCTACACTTTTTGATTCTCTAGGATCATATTTGCATAGTGATGATTCTAACAGGAACATTGTTGAACATGATCTTCTATCTAAAGAGATTAACAATATATTGGCCATAGGAGGACCTAAGAGGAGTGGTGAAGAAAAGTTTAGGCTTTGGAGAAGTGAACTTGTAGGAAGAAATAGTTTTGAGCAAGTTCCAATGAGTGGTAATTCAATGGCTCAAGCACAGTTGATATTGAACATGTTTTCACCAGCTCATGGTTATAGTGTTGCTCAAGTTGATGGCATGTTAAGGCTTGGTTGGAAGGATACTAGTTTGTATACAGCTTCTTCGTGGACTTGTAGAGATTCTAGGTAG
- the LOC127091945 gene encoding uncharacterized protein LOC127091945, which produces MDSARSWLQKLQPRDKTKAKKRDGDGNNNGNGDLTSPVDEAALSDVTKQKVAAAKQYIENHYKEQMKNLQERKERRTVLEKKLADADVSEEDQNNLLKFLEKKETEYMRLQRAKMGVDDFELLTMIGKGAFGEVRVCREKTTDHVFAMKKLKKSEMLRRGQVEHVKAERNVLAEVDSNCIVKLYCSFQDDEYLYLIMEYLPGGDVMTLLMRKDILTEDEARFYVGETVLAIESIHKHNYIHRDIKPDNLLLDRYGHLRLSDFGLCKPLDCSTLEEKDFSTGQNVNGSTQNEEHSAPKRTQQEQLQNWQKNRRTLAYSTVGTPDYIAPEVLLKKGYAMECDWWSLGAIMYEMLVGYPPFYSDDPMTTCRKIVNWKSHLKFPEEAGLSPEAKDLISRLLCNVNHRLGSKGADEIKTHRFFKGVEWDKLYQIEAAFIPEVNDELDTQNFEKFDESDSQVRPSSKAGPWRKMLSSKDLNFVGYTYKNFEIVNDYQVPGMVELKKKPSKSKRPSIKSLFDSDSETTEVSDKSPSDRPAQGSFLNLLPPRLGASHSERNLSHKS; this is translated from the exons ATGGATTCTGCGCGGAGTTGGCTTCAGAAGTTGCAGCCTCGTGATAAAACAAAGGCGAAGAAGAGGGACGGAGATGGTAATAATAATGGAAATGGAGATTTGACTTCACCTGTGGATGAAGCAGCTCTTTCTGATGTCACCAAACAGAAGGTTGCAGCGGCAAAGCAATATATTGAAAATCATTACAAGGAGCAAATGAAGAACCTTCAGGAGAGGAAGGAGCG TCGGACAGTCTTGGAAAAGAAGTTGGCTGATGCCGATGTGTCTGAGGAGGATCAAAACAACTTACTtaaatttttagagaaaaaggAAACTGAATATATGCGCCTTCAGAGGGCCAAGATGGGTGTTGATGATTTTGAGTTATTGACTATGATTGGAAAAGGTGCATTTGGCGAG GTTAGAGTCTGCAGAGAGAAGACTACTGATCATGTATTCGCAATGAAAAAGCTAAAGAAATCAGAGATGCTTCGCAGAGGCCAG GTTGAACATGTCAAAGCGGAAAGGAATGTCCTCGCAGAGGTCGACAGCAATTGCATTGTCAAACTTTATTGTTCTTTCCAAGATGATGAGTATCTTTATCTTATTATGGAGTATCTACCGGGTGGAGACGTGATGACTCTACTTATGAGAAAGGATATATTGACTGAAGACGAAGCCAGATTTTATGTTGGAGAAACTGTTCTGGCTATTGAATCTATACACAAACACAATTATATACATAG GGATATCAAGCCTGACAACTTATTGCTTGATAGATATGGGCACTTGAGACTGTCTGACTTTGGACTTTGTAAACCATTAGATTGTAGTACGCTTGAAGAAAAGGATTTTTCTACGGGTCAGAATGTGAATGGGTCTACACAGAATGAGGAGCACTCTGctccaaaacgcacacaacaagaacaacttCAAAACTGGCAAAAGAACAGGAGGACACTT GCTTATTCTACTGTTGGTACACCGGATTATATTGCCCCAGAAGTTCTTTTGAAGAAAGGGTATGCGATGGAATGTGATTG GTGGTCACTTGGCGCTATCATGTATGAAATGTTGGTGGGATATCCTCCTTTTTATTCTGATGATCCAATGACAACATGCAGGAAG ATAGTGAACTGGAAATCTCACTTGAAATTTCCCGAGGAAGCTGGGTTATCGCCAGAGGCTAAAGATCTTATTAGTAGACTTTTATGTAATGTCAACCATAGGCTGGGATCAAAAGGTGCAGATGAAATAAAG ACTCATCGGTTCTTCAAAGGTGTTGAATGGGATAAACTATATCAAATTGAAGCTGCATTTATACCCGAGGTCAATGATGAATTAGATACTCAGAATTTTGAAAAGTTTGATGAG TCTGACAGCCAAGTCCGACCATCCTCAAAAGCTGGTCCATGGAGGAAG ATGCTTTCATCTAAGGACTTAAATTTTGTTGGATACACATACAAGAACTTTGAAATTGTAAACGATTATCAAGTTCCTGGGATGG TTGAACTGAAGAAGAAACCCTCCAAATCAAAGAGGCCATCTATTAAGTCGCTTTTTG ATTCCGATTCAGAGACAACTGAGGTTTCTGATAAGTCTCCGAGTGATCGGCCTGCTCAAGGAAGCTTTTTAAACCTCTTGCCACCCAGGTTAGGGGCATCTCATAGTGAGAGGAATCTTTCTCATAAATCCTAA